AAACGTTATTCTTCAAATTTGCCTGTTATCGCATCAATACTTCCTGATCCTCCATCGTTTTGTATAGGTGTATAGGCTGTTCAACACAAAGGAGGGCTGACTTTGCAGGTTAAATACCTACAAGACAGCCCCCCGCTTTGCCAATTGGTCGATAATAATGATCTACCGGGCAGCGTAATAAGGATAGATTAAGAGTGCTCCTACAAATGCAAGAGCCCCTATAACCATTGCCCATGTCCCCATTGATTTTGCCTCACGACGGTAAGCAAGGAACCCTAGCACAATTCCCAATGGCCCTAGAACATAAGGTAACAGGAACAAGGACAAGATGGAAGAACCTAACCCCACCATTCCTATTCCGCTTCCCTGAACTAAATTGCCATCTTTATCTTCTGCTTGTCTAGCTTCTCGCAAGCTAGAATCATCACCATTCCGTAACCGTGTCGGACGGTATGGCTCAGCGATTTCCGCAGCCGTTTCCGTAGAGACATCATTTCGATAAGACATTGAATCATTATTATCGCCCTGAGAAGATTTCGCCACCGCTTGTGTAGATTGATATTGATCGCCTGAATAGCGCTCCGTCTGCGTCAGAGGATTATATTCAACATCCCCCTGCGATTGAGTAGCGCCTGGCTCCAACGAAGCTCGCATCCATGAATCCTGGGCTAGCTCCGTATCATACGACTTGGTATCAATTTTGTCCATGCGGTTTTGAGCAGTCCTCGCTTCCTTCTGCTCACCACGTAAACGTCGTTTCTGATCGTTACCCATGCTGTGCTCCAACCCCTTTTTAATCAGGATGAAATGAAGGAAGTAGCCTTATTCTCTGTCTTCGGTGTACAATTTAATCAGGAGGCGAGAAGATGACAAACAATAAATCACTAAGAATTGGTATTGATATTGACGGTACAGTTACCGATCCGGGCAGTATTGTCCCATTTTTGAATCGAACCTTTGGCAAAAATTTAACACTACAAGATTGCTTTGAATATAATTTAGCAAATGTGTATGAAATCACGGATGAAGAGTTTACTACCTGGCTTTTACAAAATAGCCAAGAGGTTTACTCGCATTCTCTTCTACATGGTAACGCCTCCGAAATTTTGCAAAACTGGTACTTGACCCATGAACTCATTTATATTAGTGCTAGAGCTTTAGATGATATGCAGGTAACCAAAGCTTGGTTTGCTAAACATCATATCCCTTATCATCATATAGATTTGGTAGGCTCTCATGACAAAGTTCGTGCTGCAAAAACATGGAGCATTGATCTGTTTATGGAAGATCGATTAGAAAATGCCTTGCAATTATCTAGTGAGCTTGGAATTCCTGTGCTATTGTTTGACACACCTTATAATCAAGGAGAGCTTCCATCACTAGTCCATCGTATTACGAACTGGGATGAAGCTAATTCCTTCATTACCCGTCTAGAAATGGAGCATACCTCAACTTTAGAAAAACAAGCCTTGTAAGTGAAGAGAATTAAAATAATTTAGTCAAGAAGTACTAAACAAAAAAGACGTAACCTTAAATAAGAGGGTACGTCAGGTTGTCGAGAAGTTTTCGGCGACCTTTTTTATATTACATTACTTTTATAAATTACCGCGTTAATCTATTATAATATAGATATAATTACAATTTGCTACGGTAGTATTTTTATTGAGATATCCATTATAACTTCCAAAAGTCAGCTTTTGAGAAAAGTTACAGAACTAGGTTATTACAAAAACAACGATAATAGGTACCCCTGAATCGAGAACGTTACCTCCAGGAATACCAATTCCAGTGGTGCTGGCAGTCGAGGTATTAGCCAACTGAAGCACACCATTAATATAAAGATTGTAATAAGTAAATGTTGGAAATGCTGTAGCAGCTGCACCAGCGTCATCGGTAAAAGCTGTAGCTGCAATCGCAAATGCTGTACCTGTACCAGCTCCTGCTGTGGACACAAATCTTCTGGATGTAACGAAGGGTTTGGTAATAGCCATTTTTCTTCACCCCTTTTCAATATACGGGAACCTCTTTCGAATTTCCTTGATTTATAATATACAAACCTCAATAGTTTTGTAATGGACAACCAACTTAGTATATTAGCTGTATTTTGCCTTTGCTGTTTATGTTTATTAAATTTTTCCTCTAACACTAAAACATTTCTTGCCATGATACGGCTATGCTCACTTCCTAGGAAGCTGTAGACACTGCTGAGACTGTCAAACTGTCACCTGGACTCAACTCAATGTCTATTTCTCCCAAAACGAGTTCTCCTGAATCAACCCTTCCAAGGCCAATCAAAAGTACGGTTCTCCCGTCTGAAACAGTTGTGTGTCCGTATCGAATTCCATGACGCTTGTATCAATAGAAATATCAGTAAAGACTGGAGTGCCTCCTAAAGTGGCATTCTTGACTAAACGAATAATCGTTGATCTGGTCCCATCTACACTAAACGATATATAATCCATGCGAAATTGTACTCGATTTGTTTTTGACTGATAAATATCTTTATTCCTGATCGTTAAAATGGACGCCTCAGTAGTAATGATTTTCGTACTACTTATAGAATTGCGTGTAATAACCGCAGAAGAATTACCATTGCCTTCTACAAATACATTGCAGATGATGATAGTTGAAATGAAAGGTACAAATAATATTTTTTACATAAAAAGGCTTACTCACCATATACCGACCCATTTTAAAAAAAGTTTAAATTACAGCTTTCCAAAAAATCGTAACGAAGATATTGTTTTCAAAAAGGCGTCCGTTACCTTTACATTCATCCTTCGGGCATGTAAAGCGAAACAACGTATCCATACAAGGACGATATATAGTAAATCAGTCCATTTCCTTAGTTAGCAATCCCTTTTCTCCTCCATAAGGGCATATTGCTCTATTATGCTCAACTAACATTTCCATATAAAGGGATATCCATCACCTAATTTAGCCTATTATACAAAAAAATAGATTTAAACCTACCAGTTATTAGTTGAAAGTCCAACTCCCTAATAGGTAAAAAACGTAGCATACATAATAGTGTAAATATTAGGGGGTGGTTTAATTGGCAGATCATGATCGAAGAAGAAAACGTAAATGTAAAGATAGAACTTGTTCTTCAAAGAGAAAAAAATGCAAGAAAATCAAAGTCTGTGTAACATGTCGACCTTCAAAAGTAGTAATTTGCTGTCCTCAAGGGGCTACTGGGCCTCAAGGGCCGCCCGGAGCTAGAGGTGCTACTGGGCCTAAGGGACCTACTGGTGCTCAAGGCGCTACCGGGCCTCAAGGCGCCACTGGA
This is a stretch of genomic DNA from Brevibacillus laterosporus DSM 25. It encodes these proteins:
- a CDS encoding DUF4183 domain-containing protein, with the protein product MAITKPFVTSRRFVSTAGAGTGTAFAIAATAFTDDAGAAATAFPTFTYYNLYINGVLQLANTSTASTTGIGIPGGNVLDSGVPIIVVFVIT